In Populus alba chromosome 1, ASM523922v2, whole genome shotgun sequence, a single window of DNA contains:
- the LOC118033799 gene encoding bifunctional dTDP-4-dehydrorhamnose 3,5-epimerase/dTDP-4-dehydrorhamnose reductase → MGFESSNGTASPKLLKFLIYGRTGWIGGLLGKLCQSQGIDFTYGSGRLENRSSLEADLVAVNPTHVFNAAGVTGRPNVDWCESHKVETIRTNVAGTLTLADVCREKGLVLINYATGCIFEYDSSHPLGSGIGFKEEDTPNFIGSFYSKTKAMVEDLLRNYENVCTLRVRMPISSDLANPRNFITKITRYEKVVNIPNSMTILDELLPISIEMAKRNLTGIYNFTNPGVVSHNEILEMYRDYIDPGFTWKNFTLEEQAKVIVAPRSNNELDTAKLKQEFPELLPIKESLIKYVFKPNQKTAAA, encoded by the exons ATGGGATTCGAATCTTCAAACGGCACCGCATCACCAAAACTGCTCAAATTCCTCATCTATGGACGTACTGGCTGGATCGGTGGACTCCTAGGCAAGCTTTGCCAATCCCAGGGCATCGACTTCACCTATGGTTCCGGTCGCCTTGAAAACCGATCCTCCCTCGAAGCCGACCTGGTTGCCGTTAATCCCACTCATGTTTTCAACGCTGCCGGCGTTACTGGTAGGCCTAACGTCGACTGGTGCGAATCCCATAAAGTCGAGACCATACGAACCAATGTGGCCGGCACGCTGACGTTGGCTGACGTTTGCAGGGAGAAAGGCTTGGTCTTGATTAATTATGCTACGGGCTGTATCTTTGAGTATGATTCGAGCCATCCTCTCGGGTCGGGTATTGGGTTTAAGGAGGAGGATACTCCGAACTTTATCGGTTCTTTCTATTCCAAGACTAAGGCCATG GTAGAGGATTTGCTCAGGAATTATGAAAATGTTTGCACATTGCGCGTCAGAATGCCCATTTCATCTGATTTAGCCAACCCTCGCAATTTCATCACAAAGATCACTCGATATGAGAAGGTTGTGAACATTCCAAACTCGATGACAATCTTGGATGAACTCCTTCCCATCTCCATCGAGATGGCAAAGAGAAACCTTACTGGGATCTATAACTTTACAAATCCTGGAGTGGTTAGTCACAATGAGATTTTAGAAATGTATCGGGATTACATTGACCCCGGTTTCACATGGAAAAACTTCACTCTTGAGGAGCAAGCAAAGGTAATAGTTGCCCCAAGGAGCAACAATGAGCTTGATACTGCCAAATTGAAGCAGGAATTCCCTGAGCTCTTGCCAATAAAAGAGTCCCTTATCAAGTATGTCTTCAAGCCAAATCAGAAGACAGCTGCTGCTTGA